A stretch of the Methanothrix sp. genome encodes the following:
- the comE gene encoding sulfopyruvate decarboxylase subunit beta, whose protein sequence is MRRIDAIAIVAEAAERSDALVVCNLGYPSRELFFVRDRPENFYMLGSMGLASSIALGLSLALQDRRVIAIDGDGSVLMNLGTLATIASFASSNYLLVVLDNRVYGSTGCQPTCTSRCTDLAAVARGAGVRDVRVVSDEEALRMSLSGSGVVVVIVEQGNADVPVIPLSPQEILSRFMGRASQRMRRS, encoded by the coding sequence ATGAGAAGGATAGATGCGATAGCGATCGTGGCAGAAGCAGCAGAGAGATCGGATGCTCTCGTTGTCTGCAACCTGGGTTATCCGAGCAGGGAGCTCTTCTTCGTCAGAGACAGGCCGGAGAACTTCTACATGCTCGGATCTATGGGCCTGGCCTCTTCGATCGCTCTCGGTCTGTCGCTGGCGCTTCAGGATAGGAGGGTGATCGCGATCGATGGTGATGGCTCTGTGCTGATGAACCTCGGCACGCTTGCGACCATCGCGAGCTTTGCATCATCCAATTACCTTCTCGTCGTGCTCGATAACCGTGTGTATGGTTCAACGGGCTGCCAGCCGACATGCACCTCCAGATGCACAGATCTGGCCGCTGTAGCGCGGGGGGCAGGTGTGAGGGATGTGAGGGTTGTCTCCGACGAGGAGGCGCTCAGGATGAGCCTCTCGGGGAGCGGCGTGGTTGTGGTCATTGTTGAGCAAGGAAACGCAGACGTCCCTGTGATTCCTCTATCCCCCCAGGAGATCCTGAGCAGGTTCATGGGGAGAGCCTCTCAACGCATGCGGAGATCCTGA
- the comD gene encoding sulfopyruvate decarboxylase subunit alpha, giving the protein MSTELRPSELVYRGIKGAGIDLVVSVPCVNLQELLCLLSSDPDIIHIPVTREEEGIGVCAGAYMGGRRPAIAMQNSGLGNSINALASLNMLYGIPLLMVISHRGTPGERLVGQIPMGRLTEPLLNAMGIKFFRPRPHEAEEIVKDAWNLAANERRPVAVLLDIQFWEGR; this is encoded by the coding sequence ATGTCCACCGAACTCAGGCCAAGCGAGCTGGTCTACAGAGGCATAAAAGGCGCCGGCATAGACCTTGTCGTCTCCGTTCCATGTGTGAACCTCCAGGAGCTTCTGTGCCTTCTATCCTCTGATCCGGATATCATTCACATACCCGTCACAAGAGAGGAGGAGGGCATAGGTGTGTGCGCAGGTGCATACATGGGCGGCAGGAGGCCGGCGATTGCGATGCAGAACTCAGGTCTTGGAAACAGCATAAACGCCCTGGCATCCCTGAACATGCTCTACGGGATACCGCTGCTCATGGTAATAAGCCATCGCGGTACTCCTGGGGAGCGTCTCGTGGGCCAGATCCCCATGGGGCGACTGACAGAGCCGCTGCTGAACGCTATGGGCATCAAATTCTTCCGCCCCCGACCACATGAGGCAGAGGAGATTGTAAAGGACGCGTGGAATCTTGCAGCGAATGAAAGGCGCCCTGTCGCGGTTCTGCTTGACATACAGTTCTGGGAGGGCAGATGA